One genomic region from Candidatus Defluviilinea gracilis encodes:
- a CDS encoding DUF3048 domain-containing protein, whose amino-acid sequence MRFLHLAVISVLLFLTGCNAAADHVSAEEISSPTPFQPLTNSASDTPASDSAPTPVDLPTLAPLLPTPTPFLILPQYIPADAMVPAFTVTSTLNPLTGLPPVDPALLQRRPMAIKVANYPRYMRPQSGLTLADQVFEYYIEDGLTRFIAVFYGNDSEWVGPVRSGRYFDEHVQRMYHAFLVFKFADPRELGYFQGSEFADLLLTPTNGSCPPFHFLTEREQTVEPYNNSYFNTTLMADCASRGGKDNSPQIIRDGLFDAAPPLAGLGGIKVSTFYSVDSYHYWLYSPQDQQYYRYQETADVRDGKEGSFAPLVDRVTSQHVHAANVVVMLAYHSFANEYDEDDEVFKIDMTGSGEAYVFRDGVGIPAKWYRTNLDQPLYFATLDGAPIYLRPGITFYEVIGSRSFVDQASGEWNFRHDPP is encoded by the coding sequence ATGCGTTTTTTACACCTCGCCGTGATTTCCGTGTTGCTTTTCCTTACAGGTTGCAATGCGGCGGCAGATCATGTTTCTGCCGAAGAGATTTCCTCCCCAACGCCTTTTCAACCCCTGACGAATAGCGCTTCAGACACCCCTGCTTCTGATTCGGCTCCCACACCGGTGGACCTGCCCACGCTCGCCCCGCTTCTGCCCACGCCGACCCCGTTCCTCATCCTGCCGCAATACATCCCCGCCGATGCGATGGTGCCAGCCTTCACTGTGACCTCCACGTTGAATCCATTAACCGGCTTGCCACCCGTCGACCCGGCTTTGTTACAACGCCGTCCGATGGCGATCAAAGTGGCTAACTATCCGCGCTACATGCGCCCGCAATCCGGTCTTACGCTTGCAGACCAGGTTTTTGAATACTACATCGAAGACGGTTTGACGCGTTTCATCGCGGTCTTTTATGGCAACGATTCGGAATGGGTGGGACCCGTTCGCTCCGGGCGTTACTTCGATGAGCATGTGCAGCGCATGTATCACGCCTTCCTGGTGTTCAAATTTGCCGACCCGCGCGAATTGGGATATTTTCAAGGGAGCGAATTTGCCGATCTCTTACTCACGCCGACAAACGGCTCGTGTCCGCCCTTCCACTTTTTAACGGAACGCGAACAGACGGTCGAGCCGTATAACAATTCATATTTCAATACCACCCTCATGGCAGATTGCGCCTCGCGCGGCGGAAAAGACAACTCGCCTCAGATTATCCGCGATGGGCTGTTCGACGCCGCGCCTCCGCTGGCGGGATTGGGCGGAATCAAAGTCTCCACTTTCTACTCCGTCGATTCATATCATTACTGGCTCTACAGTCCGCAAGACCAGCAATATTATCGCTATCAAGAAACCGCCGATGTGCGCGACGGCAAGGAAGGCTCCTTTGCGCCGCTTGTAGACCGCGTCACATCGCAACATGTTCATGCGGCGAATGTGGTCGTCATGCTTGCGTATCATTCTTTCGCCAATGAGTACGATGAAGACGACGAGGTCTTCAAAATCGACATGACAGGTTCTGGCGAAGCCTACGTATTCCGCGATGGAGTGGGGATACCGGCAAAATGGTATCGGACCAACCTAGACCAGCCGCTCTACTTCGCCACGCTGGATGGCGCGCCCATTTACCTGCGACCGGGCATCACATTTTACGAAGTGATCGGCTCGCGGTCGTTCGTCGATCAAGCCAGCGGTGAATGGAATTTTCGACACGACCCGCCGTAA
- a CDS encoding PD-(D/E)XK nuclease family protein encodes MSAFQLATLSQSSLQDYVDCARRFQLRYVERLAYPAVESEPALENEQHQREGEFFHRLAQQYLVGIPREQVSKLANTPNLQRWWGNFSNAIDLLGFKNLTGLYPEATLSAPLGNFRLLAKYDLITLHENKATIYDWKTYRKRPRNEWLAARMQTRVYRALLVHAGAHLNNGRPFEPEQIEMVYWFADFPNDPARFAYTSAQYKRDWDLLLKLADEINSASSFPLTDDATRCLYCPYRSYCERGVRAGEAGEAEAETEAEELFDVNFEQVGEISF; translated from the coding sequence ATGTCTGCCTTCCAACTCGCCACTCTCTCCCAATCCTCCCTGCAAGATTACGTGGACTGCGCGCGGCGCTTCCAACTCCGCTATGTGGAGCGGCTTGCCTATCCCGCCGTCGAGTCGGAGCCTGCGCTGGAGAATGAACAGCATCAGCGCGAAGGAGAATTTTTCCATCGCCTCGCGCAACAATATTTGGTTGGCATTCCGCGCGAACAGGTAAGCAAACTGGCGAACACGCCGAACCTGCAACGCTGGTGGGGAAATTTTTCAAACGCGATAGACCTGTTAGGTTTTAAAAACCTAACAGGTCTCTACCCCGAAGCCACCCTCTCCGCGCCTCTAGGAAACTTTCGTTTGCTCGCCAAATACGATCTCATCACCCTGCACGAAAACAAAGCGACGATCTACGATTGGAAAACGTATCGCAAACGTCCGCGCAACGAATGGCTCGCCGCGCGGATGCAGACCCGCGTCTATCGCGCGTTGCTCGTTCACGCGGGCGCGCATCTCAACAATGGGCGTCCCTTCGAGCCTGAACAGATCGAGATGGTTTACTGGTTTGCGGATTTCCCCAACGACCCCGCGCGATTCGCGTACACGTCCGCGCAATATAAACGGGATTGGGACTTGCTCCTCAAACTTGCGGATGAAATAAATTCCGCTTCTTCCTTCCCTCTAACTGACGACGCCACCCGCTGCCTTTATTGCCCTTACAGATCGTACTGCGAGCGTGGAGTCCGCGCGGGAGAGGCGGGCGAAGCCGAAGCAGAGACAGAAGCGGAAGAGTTATTCGACGTCAACTTCGAGCAGGTTGGGGAAATTTCTTTTTGA
- a CDS encoding phosphodiester glycosidase family protein translates to MKKRKIARVSVAIIAAVVLFVAAYFVFLGRNRPAPIPAKETLYEGVTYQRVVRYFPNAMIAHIIKIDTKTKGIQFLITPADSKSETPLNARTTSQFLDEFGVQIAINGDGFTPWWSRGPADYYPHVGDPVAPLGFAASSGDDYWKGVELDEGERPTLYISRRNAFSFNDKPNRVYNAISGDRMIVLQGQPLAGLNDSELDPRTAIGLNKNGRYVYLIVVDGRQPFYSSGITFSDLAQLLIDQGVYTAMSLDGGGSSTLVIEGDNGEPVILNSPIDNYIPGRERPVANHIGVYVP, encoded by the coding sequence ATGAAGAAAAGAAAAATCGCAAGGGTTAGCGTTGCGATCATTGCAGCGGTTGTTCTGTTCGTGGCAGCGTATTTCGTTTTCCTCGGACGAAATAGACCCGCGCCCATTCCCGCCAAGGAAACCCTTTACGAAGGCGTGACATATCAGCGCGTGGTGAGATATTTTCCCAACGCGATGATCGCGCACATCATCAAGATTGACACAAAGACGAAGGGGATTCAATTTCTCATCACACCTGCCGACTCAAAAAGCGAAACACCGCTAAATGCGCGAACCACATCGCAATTCCTCGATGAGTTCGGCGTGCAGATCGCCATCAACGGCGATGGCTTTACTCCATGGTGGTCGCGCGGTCCTGCGGATTATTATCCCCATGTGGGCGATCCCGTCGCGCCGCTGGGGTTCGCGGCATCGAGCGGTGACGATTATTGGAAGGGCGTCGAGTTGGATGAGGGTGAACGTCCCACGTTGTACATCAGTCGCCGCAACGCGTTCAGTTTTAACGACAAGCCGAACCGAGTCTACAACGCGATCTCAGGCGATAGGATGATCGTGTTGCAAGGTCAGCCCTTGGCTGGACTCAACGATTCCGAACTCGATCCGCGCACGGCGATTGGATTAAACAAAAATGGGCGATATGTGTATCTCATCGTCGTGGATGGTCGCCAGCCGTTTTACAGCTCGGGCATCACATTTTCCGATCTTGCGCAACTGCTGATTGATCAAGGCGTGTACACTGCGATGAGTCTCGATGGGGGAGGGTCGTCCACGCTGGTGATCGAGGGCGATAACGGCGAGCCTGTGATCCTCAATTCCCCGATTGATAATTACATCCCCGGGCGAGAACGCCCTGTTGCAAACCACATTGGGGTGTATGTGCCGTAG
- a CDS encoding DUF1385 domain-containing protein — protein MEDKIITYGGQAVIEGVMMRGQKAFAIAMRAPNGDIVVHKESLAAVYRSRIAKIPFLRGTILLWDALGLGMRALTISANTQTGEEEKLEGPALYLTLATSLAIGVALFILLPASVGGAAEHYLGWHNLAHNLLEGLVRLVLLVGYIWGIGFMPDVKRLFGYHGAEHKTINAYEAGVELTPENVAKFPLEHPRCGTAFMLTFVLLSILVHSLFGDMEFWWRLASRVLLIPVIAGLAVEFIRWTANNLTNPFVRFIIKPNLALQSLTTREPDTSMLEVAIESFKTMRMAEGEVV, from the coding sequence ATGGAAGATAAGATCATTACCTACGGCGGACAAGCCGTCATCGAAGGCGTGATGATGCGCGGACAAAAAGCGTTCGCCATTGCCATGCGCGCGCCGAACGGGGACATCGTCGTTCACAAGGAAAGTCTCGCGGCGGTCTATCGTTCGCGCATTGCGAAGATTCCGTTTTTGCGTGGCACGATCCTGTTATGGGACGCGCTGGGATTGGGAATGCGCGCGCTGACCATTTCTGCCAACACACAAACAGGCGAAGAAGAAAAGCTCGAAGGTCCCGCGTTGTATCTCACGCTTGCAACCTCGCTGGCGATTGGGGTCGCGTTATTTATACTTCTTCCCGCCAGTGTCGGCGGCGCGGCGGAACATTATCTCGGCTGGCATAACCTCGCGCATAATTTGCTGGAAGGCTTGGTGAGGCTCGTCCTGCTCGTCGGCTACATTTGGGGAATTGGATTCATGCCCGATGTCAAACGTCTATTTGGCTATCATGGCGCGGAACATAAAACCATCAATGCTTATGAAGCGGGTGTGGAACTGACACCTGAGAACGTGGCGAAATTTCCGCTGGAGCATCCGCGTTGCGGCACGGCGTTCATGCTGACGTTCGTTCTGTTATCCATTCTCGTTCACAGTCTGTTTGGCGACATGGAGTTTTGGTGGCGACTTGCGAGCCGCGTCTTGTTGATCCCTGTCATTGCGGGTCTTGCGGTGGAATTCATCCGCTGGACCGCCAACAATTTGACCAACCCCTTCGTGCGTTTCATCATCAAACCGAATCTTGCCCTGCAATCGTTAACCACGCGCGAACCCGACACGTCCATGCTGGAGGTGGCGATTGAGTCGTTTAAGACGATGAGGATGGCGGAGGGGGAAGTGGTGTAG
- a CDS encoding dipeptidase: MTDSRQTALEYAHQNNERFIEELKQFLAIPSISTSPEHNADTLRCAEWTAAQLKSIGMDNVRVMPTGGHPAVYGESLKAGKDAPTVLIYGHYDVQPVDPLDLWTTDPFKAEVRGENLYARGSSDMKGQVIASMKAVESVARTGGLPVNIKWLIEGEEEIGSKNLGEFIKKNAEMLKADFCINPDAGMIGADLPTITYGLRGLAYFEIRMYGPNRDLHSGLFGGTIHNPAQALVELIAGMHDKKGRITLPGFYDKVRKAGKAERTEIARLPIKPKDIINMTGVPALWGEPEYTPEERVSIRPTLEVNGLLSGFTGEGSKTVLPAWAMAKISCRLVPDQTPELIEKAMIKYVKANTPKTIRSEVKIITGSGAAITERDSLGVQATAKGLEQAWGKRPLFKREGGSIGVVVQLQEYVGVDSVLTGFGLPEDNAHSPNEKLHLPTWRKGIDALVHTIYNLK, from the coding sequence ATGACCGACTCACGACAAACCGCGCTTGAATATGCTCACCAGAACAATGAACGATTCATTGAGGAGTTGAAACAATTCCTCGCGATTCCCTCGATCTCGACCAGCCCCGAACACAACGCGGATACGCTCCGTTGCGCAGAATGGACTGCCGCGCAATTGAAATCAATCGGGATGGATAACGTCCGCGTCATGCCGACGGGCGGGCATCCCGCAGTCTACGGCGAGTCGCTCAAAGCGGGGAAAGACGCGCCGACCGTCCTCATCTATGGTCACTACGACGTGCAACCCGTTGACCCGCTCGATCTGTGGACAACCGATCCGTTCAAAGCCGAAGTGCGCGGAGAAAATTTATACGCGCGCGGCTCATCCGATATGAAGGGACAAGTGATCGCCTCGATGAAGGCGGTCGAGTCGGTTGCGCGGACGGGCGGATTGCCCGTGAACATCAAATGGCTGATCGAAGGCGAAGAGGAGATCGGCTCGAAGAATCTCGGCGAGTTCATCAAGAAAAATGCCGAGATGCTCAAAGCGGATTTTTGTATCAACCCCGACGCCGGCATGATCGGCGCGGACTTGCCGACCATCACGTACGGATTGCGCGGTCTTGCGTATTTTGAAATCCGCATGTACGGTCCCAACCGCGACCTGCACTCCGGTCTGTTCGGCGGGACGATCCACAACCCCGCGCAAGCGCTCGTCGAATTGATCGCGGGCATGCACGACAAAAAAGGACGCATCACCTTGCCCGGCTTTTACGACAAAGTACGTAAGGCGGGCAAAGCCGAACGCACCGAAATTGCGCGCTTGCCGATCAAGCCAAAGGACATCATCAACATGACCGGCGTCCCGGCGTTGTGGGGCGAACCCGAGTACACGCCCGAAGAGCGGGTAAGCATTCGCCCGACGTTGGAGGTCAATGGCTTGCTGTCAGGCTTCACCGGCGAAGGATCGAAGACTGTCCTCCCCGCGTGGGCGATGGCGAAAATATCCTGCCGCCTCGTGCCAGACCAAACGCCGGAGTTGATCGAAAAGGCGATGATCAAATATGTAAAAGCCAACACGCCAAAGACGATCCGCTCGGAGGTGAAGATCATCACCGGCTCGGGCGCGGCGATCACGGAGCGCGACAGCCTGGGCGTGCAGGCAACAGCGAAGGGACTCGAACAAGCGTGGGGCAAGCGTCCGCTGTTCAAACGCGAGGGCGGCTCGATCGGCGTCGTTGTGCAGTTGCAGGAATACGTCGGCGTGGACTCGGTATTGACCGGCTTTGGTCTGCCCGAAGATAACGCGCATTCGCCGAATGAAAAGTTGCACCTGCCCACGTGGCGCAAAGGTATTGATGCGCTGGTTCATACGATCTACAATTTGAAATAA
- a CDS encoding peptide ABC transporter substrate-binding protein gives MKQLRWQILVVLVTLAIAAVLLFSQQSQDTTVGGPIVSQPEQGGVYTEALIGSLGRLNPLLDWNNSADRDVNRLIFSGLVRFDERGIPRADLAEAWGVAPDGTVYNFTIRANATWHDGTPVTSDDVLFTIDRMKSAGSLVPQDIKDLWGRIEVAKLNDKNIKFTLPEPYVPFMDYLTFGILPKHLLESIPPEQMPDAQFNIQPVGTGPYKFDHLIVEGSRISGVVLTINEKYYNAAPYIEQVVFRYYDTSADALDAYNQGDVLAVSRLTGDSLFAALEEPNLAVYTSQLPQISFVLFNLTNPEVAFLQDAKVRRALMLGLNRSLIVNKFLQGQAIIAHSPILPSSWAFFDGTDHFEYDPETAASILKAEGYVIPAGGGEVRSKDGAPMTFTMLHPDDALHTQIAETIQTQWAKIGVRVELQAMPYEQLVLNALASRAYQSALVDLNLSHTPDPDPYPFWHQAEAASGQNYSGWDNRPASEYLEQARVTADYSLRTRLYRNFQVIFAKELPALPLYIPVYSYGVDAQVQGAQVAPLYDPSDRFATFTQWFLLTRRALQDVTETPSP, from the coding sequence ATGAAACAATTACGCTGGCAAATCCTGGTAGTTCTCGTGACGCTGGCGATCGCGGCTGTGTTGCTATTCAGCCAGCAATCGCAGGACACCACCGTAGGCGGACCGATCGTCTCGCAACCGGAACAGGGAGGCGTGTATACCGAGGCGTTGATCGGGTCGCTGGGGCGGTTGAACCCGCTGTTGGATTGGAACAACTCCGCCGACCGCGACGTGAACCGTCTCATCTTCAGCGGGCTTGTCCGCTTCGACGAGCGCGGCATTCCGCGCGCCGACCTGGCGGAGGCTTGGGGCGTCGCGCCGGATGGCACGGTGTATAACTTCACCATTCGCGCGAATGCGACCTGGCACGATGGAACTCCGGTCACCAGCGACGATGTGCTCTTCACGATCGACCGCATGAAAAGCGCGGGGTCGCTTGTGCCGCAGGACATCAAAGATCTTTGGGGGCGCATCGAGGTCGCCAAGCTCAACGACAAAAACATCAAGTTCACACTCCCTGAACCGTACGTTCCGTTCATGGATTATCTAACCTTTGGCATTTTGCCGAAACACTTGCTTGAGTCTATTCCGCCGGAGCAAATGCCCGACGCGCAATTCAACATCCAGCCGGTCGGCACGGGACCGTACAAGTTCGATCACCTCATTGTGGAGGGAAGTCGGATCAGCGGCGTAGTGCTCACGATCAACGAAAAATATTACAATGCCGCGCCCTACATCGAGCAAGTGGTGTTCCGGTACTACGACACGTCCGCCGACGCGCTAGACGCCTACAATCAAGGCGATGTGTTGGCAGTCAGCCGCCTCACAGGCGATTCACTGTTCGCCGCTCTCGAAGAGCCGAACCTTGCGGTGTACACCAGTCAACTGCCTCAGATTAGTTTCGTCCTATTCAACCTCACCAACCCCGAGGTGGCGTTTTTGCAAGACGCAAAAGTGCGGCGCGCGCTCATGCTGGGATTGAATCGGTCCCTCATCGTCAACAAATTTCTTCAAGGGCAGGCGATCATCGCCCACAGCCCAATCCTGCCGAGTTCATGGGCATTTTTTGACGGCACCGATCATTTCGAGTACGATCCCGAAACAGCCGCATCCATTCTCAAAGCCGAAGGATATGTGATTCCCGCCGGCGGAGGCGAAGTGCGCTCGAAGGACGGCGCGCCGATGACATTCACGATGTTGCACCCAGACGACGCGCTTCACACCCAGATCGCCGAGACGATTCAAACCCAATGGGCGAAGATCGGAGTCCGCGTGGAATTGCAAGCAATGCCCTACGAACAACTTGTCTTGAATGCGCTCGCCTCGCGCGCCTATCAATCTGCTCTCGTGGACCTCAACCTTTCCCACACCCCCGACCCCGACCCCTACCCATTCTGGCATCAAGCCGAAGCCGCCAGCGGACAAAATTACTCCGGTTGGGATAATCGTCCAGCGAGCGAATATCTCGAGCAAGCGCGCGTCACCGCCGATTATTCATTGCGTACGCGTTTGTATCGCAACTTTCAAGTGATCTTTGCAAAAGAATTGCCCGCGTTGCCTTTGTACATTCCTGTTTACTCGTATGGCGTGGACGCGCAAGTGCAAGGCGCGCAGGTTGCGCCGTTATACGATCCCAGTGACCGATTTGCGACCTTCACTCAATGGTTTTTGCTAACGCGCCGCGCATTGCAAGATGTAACAGAAACCCCTTCGCCGTGA
- the secG gene encoding preprotein translocase subunit SecG: protein MEVYLDYALIIISVLLITSVILQSKGAGLGGLTGADAGSVFTARRGIERTLFWVTIVLSVIFFGLVIALLIIS, encoded by the coding sequence ATGGAAGTATATTTGGACTATGCGCTGATTATAATCTCAGTGCTTCTTATCACCAGCGTCATCTTGCAGAGCAAAGGCGCGGGGCTGGGCGGCTTGACCGGCGCCGACGCTGGCAGTGTATTCACCGCCCGCCGCGGTATCGAGCGCACGCTATTTTGGGTCACAATTGTCTTGAGCGTTATTTTCTTCGGGCTTGTGATCGCGCTGTTGATCATCTCGTAA
- a CDS encoding PHP domain-containing protein, producing MQEIIVNLHMHTRYSDGSGVHKDIADAAIQTGLDAVIVTDHNVLVRGVEGYYRFNRPSTSLRTRGVLLLVGQEVHDQARAPQKNHLLVFNAERDLATLAENPQTLINAVRDSGGICFIAHPKDPEAPAFHETDISWEDWDVQNYTGIELWNGLSELKTVVPTKLHGLFYAFFPQFIGHNPIRETLTRWDELLSHGRPVVAIGGSDAHAMHMSMGPLHRVIFPYEFHFKTINTHVFIPQPLTGDVPTDKKMIYDALAAGRCFVAYDLPAPTKGFVFKAKGLEQSAIMGDEISVKGGVTLHAHTPKPADIHLLKDGQRIGVWKNSYAATHNVNEAGVYRVEAYRNYLGRKRGWIFSNPIYVR from the coding sequence ATGCAAGAGATCATCGTCAATTTACACATGCACACGCGCTACTCCGACGGGAGCGGCGTTCACAAAGACATTGCCGATGCCGCGATTCAAACCGGGCTGGATGCGGTCATCGTGACGGATCACAACGTCCTCGTGCGCGGCGTGGAGGGATACTACCGCTTCAATCGCCCCTCGACATCGCTCAGGACAAGGGGCGTCCTGCTTCTCGTTGGGCAGGAAGTACACGACCAAGCCCGCGCTCCCCAAAAGAATCACCTCCTCGTCTTCAACGCGGAGCGCGACCTCGCCACCCTTGCCGAGAATCCGCAAACGCTCATCAACGCGGTGCGCGACTCAGGCGGGATATGTTTCATCGCCCACCCCAAAGACCCCGAAGCCCCCGCCTTCCACGAAACGGATATTTCATGGGAAGACTGGGACGTTCAAAATTACACGGGCATCGAACTATGGAATGGGTTGAGCGAACTCAAAACCGTCGTGCCGACAAAATTGCACGGATTGTTTTACGCATTTTTTCCGCAATTCATCGGGCACAATCCCATCCGCGAAACACTCACCCGCTGGGACGAATTGCTCTCGCATGGACGCCCCGTCGTCGCCATCGGCGGCTCGGACGCGCACGCGATGCACATGAGCATGGGACCATTGCATCGAGTCATCTTCCCGTATGAGTTCCACTTCAAAACCATCAACACACATGTGTTCATCCCTCAGCCGCTGACGGGCGACGTTCCCACCGACAAGAAAATGATCTACGACGCGCTCGCGGCAGGACGATGTTTCGTCGCGTACGACCTGCCCGCGCCGACAAAGGGATTCGTCTTCAAAGCCAAAGGACTCGAACAATCCGCGATCATGGGTGATGAGATTTCCGTCAAAGGCGGTGTCACACTCCACGCGCATACGCCCAAGCCAGCCGATATTCACCTCCTCAAAGACGGTCAACGGATCGGCGTGTGGAAAAATTCCTACGCCGCTACGCACAACGTCAACGAAGCGGGAGTCTATCGCGTGGAAGCCTATCGGAATTACCTTGGCAGAAAACGCGGCTGGATTTTCAGCAATCCGATCTACGTGAGGTAA
- a CDS encoding adenylate kinase, producing the protein MESFPCNRLVVIGTTSSGKSTLAEKIAKRFDLRFIELDALHWEPNWQEAPLDVFRERVTKATQAERWIVAGNYSVVRDLVWAKAEAVIWLDYPFFLVLRQLTRRTFTRWWTQEVLWDKNIEPFWVHFKLWSKDSLFHWLFATYWRRKRETPKLLSLLEHRHLTLIHFKHPREADEWLARL; encoded by the coding sequence ATGGAATCGTTCCCCTGCAATCGTCTCGTGGTTATCGGCACAACGAGTTCAGGCAAATCCACCCTCGCAGAAAAAATCGCCAAGCGATTCGATCTCCGCTTCATCGAACTCGACGCGCTTCACTGGGAGCCAAACTGGCAGGAGGCTCCGCTGGACGTGTTCCGCGAGCGAGTGACAAAAGCAACGCAAGCCGAACGGTGGATCGTCGCGGGGAACTACAGCGTCGTCCGCGATCTGGTGTGGGCGAAAGCCGAAGCGGTCATCTGGCTCGATTATCCGTTCTTCCTTGTTCTGCGACAACTCACCCGCCGCACGTTCACTCGCTGGTGGACTCAAGAAGTCCTTTGGGACAAAAACATCGAGCCGTTTTGGGTGCATTTCAAACTCTGGTCAAAAGATTCGCTGTTCCATTGGTTGTTCGCAACCTATTGGCGCAGAAAAAGGGAAACGCCAAAATTATTGTCACTGCTAGAACATCGGCATTTGACATTGATCCATTTCAAACATCCGCGCGAAGCAGATGAATGGCTGGCGAGACTATAA
- a CDS encoding transposase, which translates to MCILCRCRYCIRFFHGSVGTQPWKVTVKPTKFENDENGFVSFLGWLQEHNLKTESTVVCMEATGVYSEGLAYFLYASGYSVAVEPPLNIQRKFPVNASKTDELDCQYIAEYACRYADKLSLWKPRAEILEQVKLLLTTRQHFSVQLTGHKNALHAIHRKKVSSELAKHSHQNMIEQITKSIKEIDKEIRRLIESDPTFKQTLLLLMTVLASGCNSPLTY; encoded by the coding sequence ATTTGTATCCTTTGTAGGTGTCGATATTGCATCCGCTTCTTTCATGGCAGTGTTGGAACACAGCCTTGGAAAGTCACGGTCAAACCAACGAAATTCGAGAATGACGAAAATGGTTTCGTCTCCTTTCTCGGCTGGTTGCAGGAACACAACCTGAAGACCGAAAGCACCGTGGTGTGTATGGAAGCGACAGGCGTCTATAGTGAAGGCTTGGCATACTTCCTATATGCCAGTGGTTATTCGGTGGCGGTCGAACCGCCGTTGAACATCCAGCGCAAGTTTCCTGTGAACGCTTCCAAAACCGATGAACTGGACTGCCAGTATATCGCCGAGTATGCCTGCCGCTATGCGGACAAACTCTCCTTGTGGAAACCGAGAGCCGAGATTTTGGAGCAAGTCAAGCTACTGTTGACCACGCGCCAGCACTTTTCGGTACAGTTGACGGGACATAAGAACGCCTTGCACGCGATCCACCGCAAGAAGGTCTCGTCTGAACTTGCCAAGCACTCTCACCAGAACATGATCGAGCAGATTACCAAGTCCATCAAAGAGATCGATAAGGAAATCCGTCGTTTGATTGAAAGCGATCCAACCTTCAAACAGACCCTGCTCTTGCTCATGACGGTGCTGGCATCGGGCTGCAACTCGCCGCTCACTTACTGA
- a CDS encoding IS110 family transposase, translating to MQETLDPRSLAAFIGICPIKHESGSSVYSAPTSRHFGPPKLRKLLYLAACSVRTHKKQFQQYFYRKVADGKHKKLVLNNIQNKILKIACAVVRSQQPYLPNYVAVNPLVFQKTLTAS from the coding sequence ATGCAGGAAACACTCGATCCAAGAAGTTTGGCGGCTTTCATCGGCATCTGCCCGATCAAGCATGAAAGTGGCTCTTCCGTCTACTCGGCTCCAACTTCACGACACTTTGGACCTCCAAAGTTACGCAAACTCCTTTATCTGGCGGCCTGCTCCGTGCGTACGCACAAAAAGCAGTTTCAGCAATACTTTTACCGCAAAGTCGCGGATGGCAAGCACAAAAAACTGGTCCTCAACAACATCCAAAACAAGATCCTCAAGATTGCTTGTGCTGTCGTCCGCTCGCAACAACCCTACCTTCCCAACTATGTTGCTGTCAATCCCCTGGTTTTTCAAAAAACCTTGACGGCTTCATAG